The Temnothorax longispinosus isolate EJ_2023e chromosome 4, Tlon_JGU_v1, whole genome shotgun sequence genome has a window encoding:
- the LOC139811852 gene encoding protein O-mannosyl-transferase TMTC4 isoform X1 encodes MKNKISTHLPAVPSSLSPWIIVILSLCFVNSYDGDFVFDDNEAIVNNNDVRDTPFWDIFQNDFWGTKLSHRQSHKSYRPFTILSFRLQFWLRQGLVSQDYHIVNIILHSTICLLILSVYNIFLGPEERSTSFYAAALFAVHPIHTEAVSGIVGRAELLCSLFTWLSILLYSHTIYAKNILQAWAAMFSFAICITAAMLCKETGITAIGICAIYDIVIVNKIYPIDIINSLTFKYADKSLNNFINLRNVLLRLAALVLIAIILLLLRFSIMGFSTPKFQSVDNPASFMDNVLLRILNYNYIYCLNIWLLICPIWLCFDWSMGCISLITGYDYRTFVVIIFWLMFGAFIVYTFIYHKDKTLRYIIMGLTVLICPFLPASNIFFNVGFVLAERVLYIPSAGYCLLVIIGLQKLSARFSLPKMSLLAYVMLIVLLFVRSWIRSSQWRNERLLFQSALNVCPLNAKVHYNIAKNAADAGNVDLAKLEYREALRLNPKYAQALNNLGNLLKDDGQLLEAVNLFEQAVNLQKDFSTAWMNRGIVQSALKRYEESEASYFIALQYRSNYPDCYYNLGVLYLERKQYDKALKAWINTTKQKSTHKRAWTNMILLLDDLDRTEEALKVANKALKFIPNHASIYFNIANILGKKGKYEDAEIQFKRAISIDPMVPMIYANLGILRNASAIFHTNLLFPLMLKNTSLRTQEFDTIQFVSTNTKSIRFMIYKLLLIISNSYMCWLLNLLSHRPV; translated from the exons atgaaaaataaaatatcgactCATTTGCCAG ccGTACCGTCATCGCTTTCTCCTTGGATAATCGTGATTTTGTCACTGTGTTTTGTTAACAGTTATGACGGAGATTTTGTTTTTGATGATAACGAGGCTATCGTCAATAACAACGATGTACGCGACACACCGTTCTgggatatatttcaaaatgacTTTTGGGGTACCAAATTATCCCATAGGCAAAGCCACAAATCATACAGACCTTTCACCATCCTTAGTTTCAG ATTACAATTCTGGTTACGACAAGGCTTGGTTTCGCAAGACTATCATATAGTAAACATAATATTGCACAGTACAATTTGCCTGTTGATTCTGTccgtatacaatatatttttgggGCCGGAAGAACGGAGCACTTCATTTTATGCCGCAGCCCTATTTGCAGTTCATCCAATTCATACAGAGGCT GTATCTGGAATTGTTGGACGCGCTGAATTATTATGTAGCTTGTTTACGTGGCTATCAATCTTGTTGTACAGCCATACAATATATGCAAAGAATATATTACAGGCATGGGCTGCCATGTTCAGTTTTGCTATTTGCATAACCGCAGCGATGCTATGTAAAGAAACTGGGATCACTGCCATT GGTATTTGTGCAATATACGACATAGTTATCGTGAACAAGATATATCCGATTGACATAATTAATTCTCTCACATTTAAATATGCTGATAaaagtttaaacaattttattaatcttagaaatgttttattacgaCTCGCTGCACTCGTTCTCATTGCTATAATACTTTTGCTTCTAAGGTTCAGTATTATGGGGTTCTCCACCCCAAAATTTCAATCAGTAGATAATCCAGCGTCTTTTATGGATAACGTATTGCTTCGTATACTCAATTATAACTATATCTATTGCCTGAATATATGGTTACTTATATGTCCCATATGGCTCTGTTTTGATTGGTCAATGGGCTGCATATCTCTGATTACTGGCTATGACTACAGAACTTTTGTAGTCATTATTTTCTGGCTCATGTTTGGAGCATTTATTGTGTATACGTTTATCTATCATAAGGACAAGACCTTAAG atatataattatgggTCTTACAGTGTTGATCTGTCCATTTCTGCCAGcaagtaatattttcttcaacgTCGGATTTGTTTTGGCAGAGAGAGTATTGTATATTCCTTCGGCGGGATATTGTTTGCTAGTCATTATCGGTTTGCAGAAACTTTCTGCCCGATTTTCCTTGCCTAAGATGTCGTTGCTGGCATACGTAATGCTTATTGTATTACTGTTCGTGCGTTCTTGGATAAGGAGTAGCCAATGGAGAAATGAGAGACTGCTTTTTCAATCAGCATTAAATGTATGCCCTTTGAACGCAAAAGTACATTATAATATCGCGAAAAATGCTGCAGACGCAGGAAATGTTGATCTCGCCAAACTAGAATATCGAGAGGCTTTACG ATTAAATCCAAAATATGCTCAAGCTCTGAATAATCTTGGCAATTTACTTAAAGACGATGGGCAGCTTTTGGAAGCTGTAAATTTGTTCGAGCAAGCTGTTAATTTACA AAAGGATTTTTCTACGGCGTGGATGAATCGAGGTATAGTTCAGTCAGCATTGAAAAGGTATGAGGAATCAGAAGCAAGTTATTTCATAGCTCTGCAATACCGATCAAATTATCCAGATTGTTATTACAATCTAGGCGTATTG TATCTAGAACGAAAACAATATGACAAGGCGTTGAAAGCTTGGATAAATACGACTAAGCAAAAATCCACGCATAAACGAGCATGGACGAATATGATACTACTATTAGATGATTTAG ATAGGACAGAAGAGGCATTGAAAGTGGCAAATAaagctttaaaatttattccgaATCATGCTTCTATCTATTTCAATATTGCTAATATTTTGGGAAAAAAGGGAAAATACGAAGACGCAGAAATCCAATTCAAACGGGCAATATCGATAGATCCTATGGTTCCTATGATCTATGCAAACTTAGGTATATTGAGAAATGCATCAGCGATATTTCATACCAACCTTCTCTTCCCACTGATGTTGAAGAATACAAGTTTGAGAACGCAGGAATTTGATACGATACAATTTGTATCAACGAATACTAAGAGTATTCGATTCATGATATATAAGCTATTACTCATTATATCAAATTCCTATATGTGTTGGTTGCTAAATCTATTATCTCATCGACCAGTTTAG
- the LOC139811852 gene encoding protein O-mannosyl-transferase TMTC4 isoform X2, translating to MKNKISTHLPAVPSSLSPWIIVILSLCFVNSYDGDFVFDDNEAIVNNNDVRDTPFWDIFQNDFWGTKLSHRQSHKSYRPFTILSFRLQFWLRQGLVSQDYHIVNIILHSTICLLILSVYNIFLGPEERSTSFYAAALFAVHPIHTEAVSGIVGRAELLCSLFTWLSILLYSHTIYAKNILQAWAAMFSFAICITAAMLCKETGITAIGICAIYDIVIVNKIYPIDIINSLTFKYADKSLNNFINLRNVLLRLAALVLIAIILLLLRFSIMGFSTPKFQSVDNPASFMDNVLLRILNYNYIYCLNIWLLICPIWLCFDWSMGCISLITGYDYRTFVVIIFWLMFGAFIVYTFIYHKDKTLRYIIMGLTVLICPFLPASNIFFNVGFVLAERVLYIPSAGYCLLVIIGLQKLSARFSLPKMSLLAYVMLIVLLFVRSWIRSSQWRNERLLFQSALNVCPLNAKVHYNIAKNAADAGNVDLAKLEYREALRLNPKYAQALNNLGNLLKDDGQLLEAVNLFEQAVNLQKDFSTAWMNRGIVQSALKRYEESEASYFIALQYRSNYPDCYYNLGVLYLERKQYDKALKAWINTTKQKSTHKRAWTNMILLLDDLDRTEEALKVANKALKFIPNHASIYFNIANILGKKGKYEDAEIQFKRAISIDPMVPMIYANLGVLYHRWNKLNAAEEMYKKALQLKPDLHSARENLQKLYALKASIK from the exons atgaaaaataaaatatcgactCATTTGCCAG ccGTACCGTCATCGCTTTCTCCTTGGATAATCGTGATTTTGTCACTGTGTTTTGTTAACAGTTATGACGGAGATTTTGTTTTTGATGATAACGAGGCTATCGTCAATAACAACGATGTACGCGACACACCGTTCTgggatatatttcaaaatgacTTTTGGGGTACCAAATTATCCCATAGGCAAAGCCACAAATCATACAGACCTTTCACCATCCTTAGTTTCAG ATTACAATTCTGGTTACGACAAGGCTTGGTTTCGCAAGACTATCATATAGTAAACATAATATTGCACAGTACAATTTGCCTGTTGATTCTGTccgtatacaatatatttttgggGCCGGAAGAACGGAGCACTTCATTTTATGCCGCAGCCCTATTTGCAGTTCATCCAATTCATACAGAGGCT GTATCTGGAATTGTTGGACGCGCTGAATTATTATGTAGCTTGTTTACGTGGCTATCAATCTTGTTGTACAGCCATACAATATATGCAAAGAATATATTACAGGCATGGGCTGCCATGTTCAGTTTTGCTATTTGCATAACCGCAGCGATGCTATGTAAAGAAACTGGGATCACTGCCATT GGTATTTGTGCAATATACGACATAGTTATCGTGAACAAGATATATCCGATTGACATAATTAATTCTCTCACATTTAAATATGCTGATAaaagtttaaacaattttattaatcttagaaatgttttattacgaCTCGCTGCACTCGTTCTCATTGCTATAATACTTTTGCTTCTAAGGTTCAGTATTATGGGGTTCTCCACCCCAAAATTTCAATCAGTAGATAATCCAGCGTCTTTTATGGATAACGTATTGCTTCGTATACTCAATTATAACTATATCTATTGCCTGAATATATGGTTACTTATATGTCCCATATGGCTCTGTTTTGATTGGTCAATGGGCTGCATATCTCTGATTACTGGCTATGACTACAGAACTTTTGTAGTCATTATTTTCTGGCTCATGTTTGGAGCATTTATTGTGTATACGTTTATCTATCATAAGGACAAGACCTTAAG atatataattatgggTCTTACAGTGTTGATCTGTCCATTTCTGCCAGcaagtaatattttcttcaacgTCGGATTTGTTTTGGCAGAGAGAGTATTGTATATTCCTTCGGCGGGATATTGTTTGCTAGTCATTATCGGTTTGCAGAAACTTTCTGCCCGATTTTCCTTGCCTAAGATGTCGTTGCTGGCATACGTAATGCTTATTGTATTACTGTTCGTGCGTTCTTGGATAAGGAGTAGCCAATGGAGAAATGAGAGACTGCTTTTTCAATCAGCATTAAATGTATGCCCTTTGAACGCAAAAGTACATTATAATATCGCGAAAAATGCTGCAGACGCAGGAAATGTTGATCTCGCCAAACTAGAATATCGAGAGGCTTTACG ATTAAATCCAAAATATGCTCAAGCTCTGAATAATCTTGGCAATTTACTTAAAGACGATGGGCAGCTTTTGGAAGCTGTAAATTTGTTCGAGCAAGCTGTTAATTTACA AAAGGATTTTTCTACGGCGTGGATGAATCGAGGTATAGTTCAGTCAGCATTGAAAAGGTATGAGGAATCAGAAGCAAGTTATTTCATAGCTCTGCAATACCGATCAAATTATCCAGATTGTTATTACAATCTAGGCGTATTG TATCTAGAACGAAAACAATATGACAAGGCGTTGAAAGCTTGGATAAATACGACTAAGCAAAAATCCACGCATAAACGAGCATGGACGAATATGATACTACTATTAGATGATTTAG ATAGGACAGAAGAGGCATTGAAAGTGGCAAATAaagctttaaaatttattccgaATCATGCTTCTATCTATTTCAATATTGCTAATATTTTGGGAAAAAAGGGAAAATACGAAGACGCAGAAATCCAATTCAAACGGGCAATATCGATAGATCCTATGGTTCCTATGATCTATGCAAACTTAG GTGTCTTATATCATCGttggaataaattaaatgcgGCAGAGGAGATGTATAAGAAAGCATTGCAATTAAAGCCAGATTTGCATAGTGCAAGAGAAAACTTGCAAAAATTGTATGCATTAAAGgcatcaataaaataa
- the Pbp49 gene encoding snRNA-activating protein complex subunit 3 isoform X1, whose protein sequence is MDQIYKLYDRQASPKICIKDYFQQYSELLKSLMCHEVSKQSEEKIFQLMDTDLSQARILLMKQYCRYLILHIDNLTLPMEAANAEEKEKQGYVQMPETISDNVPLETIKVLKILSKETLQKSKHQNGIPVKHDKLKSSDNNVKPSEEFLVYVRVYEPFKSHSRLKYKISVPVLKLKSVISILGCQTLYELRQKIICQSDLSIIKEISEKPNQRPGPMAKDVYPSGFFYIEDTFYNDTSVPTNIDYSNIILEWATIRDIGPFKVATMDAQINSLYARFGFPWVYQHQGSCEHLIVLTDARLVTDDDVLISSAYPRIERIRPISGKHCIYCGIFNVHWVVTEHDRIPHDISYFCNKCFISYNYVDGKKVGNFKAYSYPCISELMTIIRPSKLR, encoded by the exons ATGGATCAAATATATAAGCTTTACGATCGACAGGCATCGccaaaaatttgcataaaggATTACTTTCAACAATATAGCGAACTACTCAAGTCATTGATGTGTCACGAAGTTAGCAAACAAAGCGAGGAAAAGATTTTTCAACTTATGGATACCGACCTCTCACAAGCAAGAATTCTTTTAATGAAACAATATTGCAGGTACCTTATATTACA CATAGATAATTTAACGTTGCCAATGGAGGCTGCCAATGcggaggaaaaggagaaacAAGGATATGTTCAAATGCCTGAAACAATCTCAGATAATGTTCCATTGGAAACAATTAAAGTGTTAAAGATCTTATCTAAGGAAACTTTACAAAAATCAAAACATCAAAATGGCATTCCTGTT AAACAtgacaaattaaaatcatCTGATAACAACGTAAAGCCAAGTGAGGAATTTTTAGTTTATGTCAGGGTGTATGAACCATTTAAAAGCCACTCTCGtcttaagtataaaataagtgTCCCAGTTCTCAAACTTAAAAGCGTTATATCAATATTGGGATGCCAGACTCTTTATGAATTACGACAGAAGATAATATGTCAATCTGATTTGTCGATTATAAAGGAAATTAGTGAAAAACCGAATCAAAGACCCGGACCTATGGCAAAG gATGTCTATCCCTCAGGATTCTTCTATATTgaagatacattttataacgATACTAGTGTGCCAACAAACATTGATTACAGTAACATCATATTGGAATGGGCAACAATTCGTGATATAGGTCCATTTAAAGTTGCAACTATGGACGCCCAGATAAATTCTCTTTATGCAAGATTTGGTTTTCCATGGGTGTACCAGCATCAGGGTTCCTGCGAACACTTGATTGTACTAACTGATGCCAG ATTGGTAACTGATGACGATGTATTAATATCATCTGCTTATCCAAGAATAGAAAGAATAAGACCTATTTCTGGAAAACACTGCATCTATTGCGGAATATTTAACGTGCATTGGGTTGTAACGGAACACGATAGAATACCACATGACATaagttatttttgtaataaatgttttatatcttataattacgTTGACGGTAAAAAAGTCGGAAATTTTAAAGCATACAGTTATCCTTGTATATCGGAATTAATGACGATAATAAGACCTAGTAAACTAAGATAA
- the Pbp49 gene encoding snRNA-activating protein complex subunit 3 isoform X2, whose amino-acid sequence MDQIYKLYDRQASPKICIKDYFQQYSELLKSLMCHEVSKQSEEKIFQLMDTDLSQARILLMKQYCSIDNLTLPMEAANAEEKEKQGYVQMPETISDNVPLETIKVLKILSKETLQKSKHQNGIPVKHDKLKSSDNNVKPSEEFLVYVRVYEPFKSHSRLKYKISVPVLKLKSVISILGCQTLYELRQKIICQSDLSIIKEISEKPNQRPGPMAKDVYPSGFFYIEDTFYNDTSVPTNIDYSNIILEWATIRDIGPFKVATMDAQINSLYARFGFPWVYQHQGSCEHLIVLTDARLVTDDDVLISSAYPRIERIRPISGKHCIYCGIFNVHWVVTEHDRIPHDISYFCNKCFISYNYVDGKKVGNFKAYSYPCISELMTIIRPSKLR is encoded by the exons ATGGATCAAATATATAAGCTTTACGATCGACAGGCATCGccaaaaatttgcataaaggATTACTTTCAACAATATAGCGAACTACTCAAGTCATTGATGTGTCACGAAGTTAGCAAACAAAGCGAGGAAAAGATTTTTCAACTTATGGATACCGACCTCTCACAAGCAAGAATTCTTTTAATGAAACAATATTGCAG CATAGATAATTTAACGTTGCCAATGGAGGCTGCCAATGcggaggaaaaggagaaacAAGGATATGTTCAAATGCCTGAAACAATCTCAGATAATGTTCCATTGGAAACAATTAAAGTGTTAAAGATCTTATCTAAGGAAACTTTACAAAAATCAAAACATCAAAATGGCATTCCTGTT AAACAtgacaaattaaaatcatCTGATAACAACGTAAAGCCAAGTGAGGAATTTTTAGTTTATGTCAGGGTGTATGAACCATTTAAAAGCCACTCTCGtcttaagtataaaataagtgTCCCAGTTCTCAAACTTAAAAGCGTTATATCAATATTGGGATGCCAGACTCTTTATGAATTACGACAGAAGATAATATGTCAATCTGATTTGTCGATTATAAAGGAAATTAGTGAAAAACCGAATCAAAGACCCGGACCTATGGCAAAG gATGTCTATCCCTCAGGATTCTTCTATATTgaagatacattttataacgATACTAGTGTGCCAACAAACATTGATTACAGTAACATCATATTGGAATGGGCAACAATTCGTGATATAGGTCCATTTAAAGTTGCAACTATGGACGCCCAGATAAATTCTCTTTATGCAAGATTTGGTTTTCCATGGGTGTACCAGCATCAGGGTTCCTGCGAACACTTGATTGTACTAACTGATGCCAG ATTGGTAACTGATGACGATGTATTAATATCATCTGCTTATCCAAGAATAGAAAGAATAAGACCTATTTCTGGAAAACACTGCATCTATTGCGGAATATTTAACGTGCATTGGGTTGTAACGGAACACGATAGAATACCACATGACATaagttatttttgtaataaatgttttatatcttataattacgTTGACGGTAAAAAAGTCGGAAATTTTAAAGCATACAGTTATCCTTGTATATCGGAATTAATGACGATAATAAGACCTAGTAAACTAAGATAA